From a region of the Cognatiyoonia koreensis genome:
- a CDS encoding alpha-hydroxy acid oxidase, producing MSHAKYPAISDLKDRARRRIPHFVWEYLDSATGDEATMHRNRAALESILLQPSILHGEFTPDLSTSLLGRSYPLPIGIAPVGMSGLIWPGAEKMLARTAAKEGIPYTISTVATQAPEDVGPHMGDQGWFQIYPPRDKSIREDMLRRARDAGFHTLVLTVDVPVASRRERQTRGGLTQPPKLSGRLALQAAICPAWLMGIYQTGMPRMKLMDSYAEQKTKLPSNQHVGYLLRTSPDWTYLAALRDEWDGPLIVKGVLDARDCDRLKSDGADAIWISNHAGRQFAAAPATIDVLAQVRAATDLPVIIDSGFTGGLDVLRALALGADFVMMGRPFHYGIAAMGEPGAAHVIDIIRQDMIANMGQLGTRTLSELPNRLISTQ from the coding sequence ATGAGCCACGCGAAATATCCTGCCATTTCAGACCTGAAGGACCGCGCCCGCCGCAGGATCCCGCATTTCGTGTGGGAATACCTCGACAGCGCGACAGGGGACGAGGCGACCATGCATCGCAATCGCGCGGCACTGGAGTCCATTCTTCTTCAGCCGTCGATCCTGCACGGTGAATTCACGCCTGATCTGTCAACCAGCCTGCTCGGGCGCAGCTATCCCCTGCCGATAGGGATCGCACCTGTCGGCATGTCCGGGCTGATCTGGCCCGGCGCAGAGAAAATGCTGGCGCGGACAGCCGCAAAGGAAGGCATCCCCTACACCATTTCAACCGTCGCAACGCAGGCACCCGAGGATGTGGGCCCGCATATGGGCGATCAGGGCTGGTTCCAGATCTACCCGCCGCGTGACAAGTCGATCCGCGAAGATATGCTCCGGCGTGCGCGGGACGCCGGCTTTCACACGCTTGTTCTTACGGTGGATGTGCCGGTCGCGTCGCGTCGCGAACGCCAGACGCGCGGCGGCCTGACGCAGCCGCCGAAACTGTCGGGTCGTCTGGCCTTGCAAGCAGCGATATGCCCCGCTTGGCTGATGGGAATCTACCAGACCGGCATGCCACGCATGAAGCTGATGGACAGCTACGCCGAACAGAAGACCAAACTGCCATCCAACCAGCATGTCGGCTACCTGCTGCGCACGTCGCCGGACTGGACCTATCTGGCCGCCTTGCGCGATGAATGGGATGGCCCTTTGATCGTGAAGGGTGTTCTGGACGCGCGCGATTGCGACCGGCTCAAGTCTGACGGAGCCGACGCCATCTGGATCAGCAATCACGCCGGCCGCCAATTCGCCGCGGCCCCGGCGACAATTGACGTCCTCGCGCAGGTCCGCGCCGCGACAGATTTGCCTGTTATCATTGACAGTGGTTTCACGGGCGGACTTGACGTGCTGCGCGCACTCGCTCTTGGCGCGGATTTCGTGATGATGGGGCGTCCGTTTCACTATGGCATTGCCGCGATGGGTGAACCCGGTGCCGCCCATGTCATCGATATCATCCGCCAGGATATGATCGCGAACATGGGGCAACTAGGCACCAGAACGCTGTCCGAATTGCCAAACCGCCTCATTTCTACGCAATAA